A section of the Longibacter salinarum genome encodes:
- a CDS encoding PQQ-dependent sugar dehydrogenase, producing MIRLLILLLAVSLSACGSGDDPGDTASSAVAAAESVSSPADGKVVVDRVESEDATFRVVQLAESLEHAWAVDWLPDGRMLVTERPGQMLIIDESGSKTALSGVPEVWAENQGGLLDVRVAPDYDTSGWIYFSYSKKENGKGGTVVSRAKLQNGSLTDVQEIYRQTPFLEPDYHFGSRIAFSQDGKLIVTLGERGQRRERTVKIPTPSTSVGTTVRLNMDGSVPDDNPFVGQDDARPEVFSYGHRNQQGMAIHPGTGDIWQHEHGPHGGDELNLVEAGNNYGWSAVSYGDTYTTPREDIGGTEAPGVTEPVKYWDPSPALSGMTFYTGDAFPNWENDLFMGALAQLKLIRVELNDDNEVTHQEELLRGELGRIRDVAMGPDGYLYVLTDAPNGGLYRLEPVSDSAES from the coding sequence ATGATACGATTGTTGATTCTTCTCCTCGCTGTCTCCCTATCCGCCTGCGGCTCCGGCGACGATCCCGGCGACACGGCGTCGAGCGCTGTTGCCGCTGCTGAATCGGTGTCGTCTCCGGCAGACGGTAAGGTCGTGGTCGATCGCGTCGAGTCGGAGGACGCAACCTTCCGGGTCGTCCAGCTGGCGGAAAGCCTTGAGCATGCCTGGGCCGTCGACTGGCTCCCCGACGGACGGATGCTCGTCACCGAGCGCCCCGGACAGATGCTTATCATCGACGAATCGGGCTCCAAAACGGCTCTCTCGGGCGTCCCGGAGGTCTGGGCCGAGAACCAGGGCGGCCTCCTCGATGTGCGCGTGGCTCCGGACTACGACACCTCGGGATGGATTTACTTCTCGTACTCGAAGAAAGAAAATGGCAAAGGCGGCACGGTCGTGTCCCGAGCCAAACTTCAAAACGGCTCGCTCACGGACGTCCAAGAGATTTACCGCCAGACCCCCTTCCTGGAGCCGGACTACCACTTCGGATCCCGCATCGCGTTTTCGCAGGACGGCAAGCTGATCGTGACGCTCGGTGAGCGCGGCCAGCGCCGCGAGCGCACGGTCAAAATTCCGACGCCGAGCACGTCGGTCGGCACGACGGTGCGGCTCAACATGGACGGCTCCGTGCCCGACGACAATCCCTTTGTTGGCCAGGACGACGCTCGCCCGGAGGTCTTCAGCTACGGTCACAGGAACCAGCAGGGCATGGCGATCCACCCGGGGACAGGCGACATCTGGCAGCACGAGCACGGCCCGCACGGCGGCGATGAACTGAACCTGGTCGAGGCCGGCAACAACTACGGCTGGTCGGCGGTCAGTTACGGCGATACCTACACGACGCCGCGTGAAGACATCGGCGGTACGGAAGCTCCCGGCGTGACCGAGCCCGTCAAATACTGGGACCCGTCTCCGGCCCTCTCGGGCATGACGTTCTACACGGGGGACGCATTCCCGAACTGGGAAAACGACCTCTTTATGGGTGCGCTCGCGCAACTCAAGCTCATTCGCGTCGAGCTTAACGACGATAACGAGGTCACCCATCAGGAAGAGCTGCTGCGGGGCGAGCTTGGTCGCATCCGCGACGTGGCCATGGGCCCGGATGGATACCTCTACGTTCTCACCGACGCCCCGAACGGCGGCCTCTACCGACTGGAACCGGTCAGCGACTCCGCTGAAAGCTGA
- a CDS encoding fasciclin domain-containing protein, whose product MPRLRSFSFLLVLTLALIATGCDSGGSAMDDDMDSENEDAVTTLADVVNDIANLSTLGAALEATGQDETLADENTTFTVFAPANAAFDNVDVESLTNNPDLTTRLLNYHVVAGEALTASDLEGRQSVTTVEGQELPIASENGTLTVGGIPVTQADVEADNGVAHVIDGVLVPDSFPQRISYDLAAQSNGGALPNGVDGTVTFWEAGDTQTLVTLSLTDGPTGTTVSHPAHIHNNTASEGGSIAIYLSPIDGTNANSANDGTSARLVDRPFDELATFNGYVNIHESVANLDNVVSQGNIGANATGTFGAGLALLDNPQTTTYPLQANANSGSVAPSGIPGEITFRELTTDLTLATVRLDVDGDGQYEDDATGADVSHPGHIHANSASEGGDIQYYLSPIDGTDPAARSSQIIDLSFGDLTSFDGYVNIHESAANLQEIVSQGNIGANEGTGTSSPDVTVTLTNVGASAWEVANVEGATGVAASGENPTLTLTVGTRYRIENNGGSAHPLGFQNANSDYLLNQGGSGSLEGDSDINYVEDSQGITFTYTQTLADAVATYRCTIHASMEGTVQTGS is encoded by the coding sequence TTGCCTCGCCTACGATCTTTTTCATTCCTACTCGTCCTCACTCTTGCTTTGATCGCGACCGGCTGTGACAGCGGCGGCTCCGCGATGGACGACGACATGGACTCCGAGAACGAAGACGCTGTCACGACCCTGGCTGACGTTGTTAACGATATAGCGAATCTCAGCACACTCGGTGCGGCCCTCGAAGCAACAGGCCAGGACGAAACTCTCGCAGACGAGAACACCACGTTCACAGTCTTCGCGCCCGCAAACGCTGCCTTCGACAACGTCGACGTCGAAAGCCTGACGAACAACCCCGACCTGACGACCCGTCTGTTGAACTACCACGTCGTCGCCGGTGAAGCACTCACGGCAAGTGATCTGGAAGGTCGCCAGAGCGTAACCACCGTGGAGGGCCAGGAGCTGCCCATCGCCTCTGAAAACGGCACCCTTACCGTCGGTGGCATTCCGGTCACGCAGGCCGATGTCGAAGCGGATAATGGCGTCGCACATGTGATTGATGGTGTCCTCGTGCCGGACAGCTTTCCACAGCGGATCAGCTACGACCTCGCGGCACAGTCGAACGGCGGCGCCCTCCCCAATGGCGTGGATGGCACCGTGACCTTCTGGGAGGCCGGCGACACCCAAACGCTCGTAACGCTGTCTCTGACGGATGGCCCGACGGGTACAACCGTATCCCACCCCGCCCACATTCACAACAACACGGCCTCGGAAGGTGGATCGATTGCGATCTACCTCTCCCCGATCGACGGGACCAACGCCAACAGTGCAAACGACGGTACGTCAGCCCGCCTCGTTGACCGGCCATTCGATGAACTTGCGACCTTCAACGGGTACGTGAACATCCACGAGAGCGTCGCGAACCTGGACAACGTCGTCTCGCAGGGTAATATCGGAGCCAACGCCACGGGAACGTTCGGCGCTGGTCTCGCGCTGCTGGACAACCCGCAGACGACTACGTACCCGCTCCAGGCAAATGCTAACAGCGGATCGGTCGCACCGAGCGGAATTCCTGGTGAGATCACGTTCCGTGAACTCACAACCGACCTGACCCTCGCCACGGTACGACTGGACGTTGATGGCGACGGTCAGTACGAGGACGACGCCACAGGCGCAGACGTCTCGCATCCGGGCCACATTCACGCGAACAGCGCGTCCGAGGGCGGAGACATTCAGTACTACCTGAGCCCGATCGACGGTACCGATCCGGCCGCACGTAGCAGCCAGATCATTGACCTCTCGTTTGGCGACCTCACCAGCTTCGACGGCTACGTCAACATCCACGAGAGCGCGGCGAACCTCCAGGAAATCGTCTCACAGGGCAACATTGGAGCCAACGAAGGTACCGGCACGTCGTCGCCTGACGTGACGGTTACACTTACCAACGTCGGCGCGTCGGCATGGGAAGTGGCGAATGTTGAGGGCGCAACCGGCGTGGCCGCGTCCGGCGAAAACCCGACGCTGACGCTAACCGTTGGAACGCGATACCGGATCGAAAATAACGGCGGGTCCGCCCATCCGCTCGGCTTCCAGAACGCGAACTCGGACTACCTGCTGAATCAGGGCGGCTCCGGAAGCCTCGAAGGCGACAGCGACATCAACTACGTCGAAGACTCGCAGGGAATCACGTTTACCTATACGCAGACCCTCGCGGATGCCGTCGCCACATACCGATGCACGATCCACGCGTCCATGGAAGGAACGGTGCAGACCGGATCCTGA
- a CDS encoding Ig-like domain-containing protein codes for MPRAAACSGGFRRLILLGVILLAVMPEGARAQTAPVAQSVQYFAIEDETLTVDAPGVLQNDTDADGDPLTAVLESDVSFGTLNLRADGSFDYTPNPGSVQDDSFTYRASDGTLTSDETTVTIQVNGRPDALADFYLVGQNDTLMVNAPGVLENDSDPEGDSVVALLVSGPSNGTLEPRGGDMLELTLDGAFTYIPDTDFSGTDELRYAIEDTGGATSDTVTVVLTVNSPPVAQDDAYTVSESDTLDVVASNNVLTNDTDPDGDTVSALLLSGPANGNLLPRGTDNLPLTFDGDFSYVPAPGFTGTDSFTYTVSDNNYTDADTATVTLTVNAANTSPVAEADTFTVSESDTLEVFSPGVLINDTDADGDDLASVLIDGPQNGVLVPQGTDNLGLTLDGAFTYAPNSGFRGVDQFTYRVDDGTTTDTTTVTLNVNGLPTAQPDAYDVAVNDTLDVAPPGVLENDTDPEGDDLFSTLVEGPVNGTLVPQGIDQLGITPDGGFVYVPNTDFVGTDTLTYRIRDDVGGESTARIAITVGTCAFTVVNLGTLGGTASRALDINNVGEIVGLSETADGRVEGFIWSGGVMTPVDENRRSQTFAIDEDIAGTAVIDTSFQAVRFSGTQTLSLDAPAPFSVALGTRGQRFAGTYVDADTFQPFVYDNGFSALSVPDGSGGRAVDVNASGQVAGYSLGGQVLRWENGGVVELGRGRAYAINETGQVVGRSDGRAVRWDADGTEVLLGTDPDFAEAYDVNGNGDAVGSSIFVTDTTQTASSTSGKASGRDSRVSWRTARDLAVIARSVRTPRKMSMSARSYKRSVRGAAFAFRSGSVTDLNECLPPSSPWVLEEARAINDLGQIVGFGLVDGEQRAFLLQPGSNAQPTASADRFEAPAREPIDLQLLANDTDADGDPLRVVRVFAPKNGTIRRHADESVRYVPPSGYAGTDRFTYVVSDGKGATARADVAIEVPAPEKTYLEANAPNPFHGKTTITFTLPGRQHVRLDVYDLLGRRVTRLVNDTLPPGRHDATFDATGMSSGVYFYRIQADGYVETRKMVVVR; via the coding sequence ATGCCTCGCGCGGCTGCTTGCTCTGGGGGCTTTCGGCGGCTCATTTTGCTGGGCGTCATCCTTTTGGCGGTGATGCCCGAGGGGGCGCGTGCACAGACGGCACCGGTCGCCCAGTCCGTCCAGTATTTTGCGATCGAAGACGAGACCCTGACCGTGGATGCGCCGGGTGTGCTTCAGAATGACACCGACGCCGATGGCGATCCGCTGACGGCCGTACTCGAATCCGACGTGTCGTTCGGCACCCTCAACCTCCGGGCGGACGGTTCCTTCGACTACACGCCGAATCCCGGATCCGTCCAGGATGATTCGTTCACGTACCGCGCCTCGGACGGCACACTTACGTCGGATGAGACGACGGTCACCATTCAGGTCAACGGTCGTCCCGATGCGCTGGCCGACTTCTACCTCGTTGGGCAGAATGACACGCTCATGGTCAACGCACCGGGCGTTCTTGAGAATGACAGTGATCCCGAAGGCGACTCGGTGGTCGCGTTACTCGTGAGCGGCCCATCCAACGGAACGCTCGAGCCGCGTGGAGGCGACATGCTCGAGCTGACGCTGGACGGCGCCTTTACCTACATTCCCGACACAGATTTTAGCGGCACGGACGAACTCAGATACGCAATCGAAGATACCGGCGGCGCGACATCCGATACGGTAACGGTCGTCCTGACGGTGAATTCGCCCCCGGTCGCCCAGGACGATGCCTACACGGTGAGCGAAAGTGATACGCTGGACGTTGTAGCAAGCAATAACGTGTTGACGAATGACACCGACCCGGATGGCGACACGGTGAGCGCCCTCCTCCTCAGCGGTCCGGCGAACGGGAATCTTCTGCCTCGGGGCACGGACAATCTGCCGCTCACATTCGACGGCGACTTCTCGTACGTCCCCGCTCCAGGGTTTACCGGCACCGACAGCTTCACGTACACCGTCTCCGACAACAACTATACGGATGCAGATACTGCCACAGTCACCCTCACCGTGAACGCCGCGAACACGTCGCCCGTGGCCGAGGCCGATACGTTCACCGTAAGCGAAAGCGATACGCTGGAGGTCTTTTCTCCGGGCGTGCTCATCAACGATACGGACGCGGATGGCGACGACCTGGCGTCTGTGCTCATTGATGGACCGCAGAACGGTGTGCTGGTGCCGCAGGGGACAGACAACCTCGGCCTCACACTCGACGGGGCCTTCACGTATGCCCCGAACTCTGGCTTCCGCGGCGTCGACCAGTTCACATACCGCGTGGATGACGGCACCACCACCGACACGACGACCGTCACGCTCAACGTAAACGGCCTCCCGACCGCGCAGCCCGACGCGTACGACGTCGCCGTGAACGATACGCTCGACGTGGCGCCGCCCGGCGTTCTTGAGAACGACACCGACCCGGAAGGTGATGATCTCTTCTCTACTCTGGTCGAGGGGCCCGTGAACGGAACGCTTGTCCCGCAGGGAATTGATCAGCTCGGCATCACACCGGATGGCGGGTTCGTTTATGTGCCGAACACCGATTTTGTCGGTACCGATACGCTGACCTATCGCATTCGCGACGACGTCGGTGGGGAGAGCACCGCGCGCATAGCCATTACCGTCGGGACCTGCGCGTTCACCGTGGTGAACCTCGGTACGCTTGGAGGCACAGCAAGTCGTGCGCTCGACATCAATAACGTGGGGGAAATCGTGGGGCTCTCGGAGACCGCCGATGGTCGGGTCGAAGGCTTTATCTGGAGCGGTGGTGTGATGACTCCGGTAGACGAGAACCGGAGGAGCCAGACGTTCGCTATTGACGAAGACATTGCCGGCACGGCCGTAATCGACACCTCTTTTCAGGCCGTCCGATTCAGTGGAACGCAAACGCTTAGTCTAGACGCCCCGGCCCCCTTCAGCGTGGCGTTGGGTACGCGCGGTCAACGATTCGCCGGGACATACGTCGATGCCGACACCTTCCAGCCCTTCGTCTACGACAACGGCTTTTCCGCTCTATCCGTACCGGACGGGAGCGGAGGGCGCGCTGTGGACGTGAATGCCAGCGGGCAAGTGGCCGGATACAGTCTGGGCGGGCAGGTGCTACGGTGGGAAAACGGGGGCGTGGTCGAACTCGGTCGCGGCCGGGCGTACGCCATCAACGAAACCGGGCAGGTGGTCGGTCGGAGCGACGGGCGTGCGGTGCGCTGGGACGCCGACGGGACGGAGGTGCTTCTGGGGACGGACCCGGACTTCGCCGAGGCCTACGATGTGAATGGAAACGGAGATGCCGTCGGAAGCAGCATTTTTGTCACCGACACCACGCAGACCGCGTCCTCCACTTCAGGCAAAGCGAGCGGTCGGGATTCTCGCGTTTCCTGGCGCACGGCACGTGACCTCGCAGTCATCGCCCGGAGCGTACGGACACCGCGGAAGATGTCGATGTCAGCCCGGTCATACAAGCGTTCCGTTCGGGGGGCGGCCTTCGCGTTCCGTTCGGGATCCGTGACGGATTTGAACGAATGCCTTCCGCCTTCGTCGCCGTGGGTGTTGGAAGAGGCCCGGGCGATCAACGACCTCGGTCAGATCGTTGGGTTCGGGCTCGTGGACGGAGAGCAGCGCGCGTTCCTGTTGCAACCCGGTAGCAACGCCCAGCCGACGGCCAGTGCCGACCGGTTCGAGGCACCGGCCCGGGAGCCGATCGACCTTCAGCTTCTTGCGAACGACACCGACGCGGATGGCGACCCCCTGCGGGTCGTCCGTGTGTTCGCCCCGAAGAACGGGACCATCCGTCGGCATGCAGATGAGAGTGTTCGATACGTCCCGCCGTCGGGGTACGCCGGCACCGACCGCTTTACGTACGTCGTGTCGGATGGAAAGGGAGCGACGGCACGAGCCGACGTCGCGATTGAGGTCCCCGCGCCCGAGAAGACGTATCTCGAAGCGAATGCTCCGAATCCATTTCATGGAAAGACGACCATTACGTTCACGCTTCCCGGTCGACAGCACGTTCGTCTCGACGTGTACGATCTCCTCGGCCGACGCGTCACGCGACTCGTGAATGACACGCTTCCGCCCGGCCGGCACGACGCCACGTTCGACGCGACGGGGATGTCGAGTGGCGTTTACTTCTATCGAATCCAGGCGGATGGCTACGTGGAGACGCGGAAGATGGTGGTCGTCCGATAG
- a CDS encoding fibronectin type III domain-containing protein, with the protein MASPARAQQPTQAAEAIVQGQARTDGSVWVYHTEMLPLGYGFNIYRDVGDGFVKLNEEPIFGATSGAELTQNMDAVSFTRLASSLNEGRTSGTPASDRVSPSADEFDAHDVLFDIRSNRVRSGIATFLYPGMARSLARLYVDTEPPMAADEAVYRFEFVDALGTPTGATLQGSVALAPADPAPAMNLEASNEAHVATLSWDYPKPDPTNYDGVGFFEVYAYPNGDGSAAERLNKYPVFRRGDISEYAYNFEVPFDTTITLAVEAVDIANQRTRTNMRFTPVDNIPPNQVQGVQAEADDREIRITWEPLDEPDIVGYRLYRSERVDSLAVWRPLHEKPLPSYADTFRDTTLTAFGAQTWFYHVVSIDEDGNEGPPSAAATGQIEDHEPPEPISDLVATYDPDADIVRLSWTDDPQAPDLETYSILRRRVRRGLLQLGVEVNRGNVTATSYDDEGPDGQFQEGATYRYSVAAVDGTRNSSERRSVLVEVPDDEPPAAPPRINAQAVEGHRIVLTWPSSPALDIGNYVLYRSDAGGEMEEIARLPASGLRFVDRDFDKGVQYAYTVEAVDRAGNAGERAPAATISVGDADAPRQVRGVRAVTAGSTGVDVTWEPVPDADLAGYRVWRMQISTGVPQPASDSLLPAGTTRFLDAEGAAGVFYQVTAYDEAGNHGLTSEPTEAIATP; encoded by the coding sequence ATGGCATCGCCCGCCCGGGCGCAGCAGCCAACGCAGGCGGCGGAGGCCATTGTCCAGGGACAGGCGCGTACGGACGGGTCCGTCTGGGTGTACCACACGGAGATGTTGCCGCTTGGGTACGGGTTCAACATCTATCGTGACGTCGGCGACGGCTTCGTCAAGCTGAACGAGGAACCGATCTTTGGGGCGACAAGCGGCGCCGAGTTGACGCAGAACATGGATGCCGTGTCCTTTACGCGCCTCGCCAGCTCACTGAACGAGGGGCGGACATCCGGGACACCGGCGTCGGACCGGGTGTCCCCGTCAGCGGACGAGTTCGACGCGCACGATGTGCTCTTCGATATTCGCAGCAACCGCGTTCGCAGCGGCATTGCGACCTTCCTTTATCCCGGAATGGCTCGATCGCTCGCCCGACTGTACGTCGACACCGAACCCCCGATGGCAGCCGATGAGGCGGTGTACCGCTTCGAGTTCGTGGACGCGCTGGGGACGCCGACGGGTGCGACCCTTCAGGGCTCTGTTGCGCTCGCACCGGCCGATCCGGCCCCGGCGATGAATCTGGAGGCATCGAACGAGGCTCACGTCGCAACGCTGTCTTGGGACTATCCGAAGCCCGATCCGACGAATTACGACGGCGTCGGCTTCTTCGAGGTGTACGCCTACCCGAATGGAGATGGATCGGCGGCCGAGCGGCTCAACAAGTACCCGGTCTTCCGCCGGGGCGACATCTCTGAATACGCCTACAACTTCGAGGTGCCGTTCGACACCACGATCACGCTCGCTGTCGAGGCGGTCGATATTGCCAACCAGCGGACGAGAACGAACATGCGCTTTACGCCAGTGGACAACATTCCGCCGAATCAGGTGCAGGGAGTTCAGGCGGAGGCCGACGACCGAGAGATTCGCATTACGTGGGAGCCGCTCGACGAACCGGACATCGTGGGATACCGCCTGTACCGTTCGGAGCGAGTCGACTCGCTTGCCGTGTGGCGTCCGCTGCACGAAAAGCCACTTCCCTCATACGCCGACACGTTTCGCGACACGACGCTCACCGCTTTCGGAGCGCAGACCTGGTTCTATCACGTCGTGAGCATCGATGAAGACGGCAACGAAGGCCCGCCGAGTGCCGCTGCAACGGGACAGATCGAAGACCACGAGCCTCCGGAGCCAATCTCTGACCTGGTCGCTACCTACGACCCGGACGCCGACATCGTCCGCCTCTCATGGACGGACGATCCACAGGCCCCAGACCTGGAAACGTATTCGATCCTGCGACGCCGCGTGCGTCGAGGTCTGCTTCAGCTTGGCGTGGAGGTCAACCGCGGAAATGTGACGGCGACGAGCTACGACGACGAGGGGCCCGACGGGCAGTTCCAGGAAGGGGCGACCTATCGATACAGCGTTGCCGCGGTGGATGGAACGCGCAATAGCAGCGAGCGACGAAGCGTCCTCGTGGAGGTGCCGGATGATGAGCCGCCCGCCGCGCCGCCACGCATTAACGCGCAGGCCGTCGAAGGGCACCGGATTGTTCTGACGTGGCCCTCCTCGCCCGCGCTCGACATCGGCAACTACGTTCTCTATCGCTCGGACGCCGGTGGGGAAATGGAGGAGATCGCCCGCTTGCCGGCCAGCGGACTTCGATTTGTCGACCGTGATTTTGATAAAGGCGTCCAGTACGCCTACACCGTCGAGGCCGTGGATCGGGCGGGGAATGCGGGGGAGCGTGCCCCTGCCGCGACGATTTCCGTCGGGGATGCGGATGCGCCGCGTCAGGTGCGGGGTGTGCGCGCGGTAACGGCCGGCAGCACCGGTGTGGACGTGACATGGGAGCCCGTACCCGACGCCGACCTCGCCGGCTATCGCGTATGGCGGATGCAAATCTCGACGGGCGTTCCGCAGCCGGCGAGCGATTCTCTCCTTCCTGCCGGCACGACGCGTTTCCTTGATGCTGAGGGCGCGGCGGGCGTCTTCTACCAGGTGACCGCCTACGACGAAGCCGGCAATCATGGTTTGACCAGCGAGCCGACGGAAGCCATTGCGACACCGTAG